One part of the Streptomyces sp. AM 2-1-1 genome encodes these proteins:
- a CDS encoding OsmC family protein, whose product MATTRQAHTVWEGNLLEGKGVVTLDSSGVGEFPVSWPSRAEQANGKTSPEELIGAAHSSCFSMALSHGLAGAGTPPTRLHTKAEVTFQPGTGITGIHLTVEGEVPGLDEAGFVKAAEDAKANCPVSQALSGTTITLTATLA is encoded by the coding sequence ATGGCTACCACGCGTCAGGCGCACACGGTCTGGGAAGGCAACCTGCTGGAGGGCAAGGGTGTCGTCACCCTGGACTCGTCAGGTGTCGGCGAGTTCCCCGTCTCCTGGCCCTCGCGCGCCGAACAGGCCAATGGCAAGACCAGCCCGGAGGAGCTCATCGGCGCCGCGCACTCCAGCTGCTTCTCGATGGCTCTTTCTCACGGCCTGGCCGGCGCGGGCACCCCGCCCACCCGTCTCCACACCAAGGCCGAGGTCACCTTCCAGCCCGGCACCGGTATCACCGGCATCCACCTCACCGTGGAGGGCGAGGTGCCCGGTCTCGACGAGGCGGGCTTCGTCAAGGCCGCCGAGGACGCCAAGGCCAACTGCCCGGTCAGCCAGGCGCTGTCCGGCACGACGATCACGCTGACGGCCACCCTGGCCTGA